In Macadamia integrifolia cultivar HAES 741 chromosome 5, SCU_Mint_v3, whole genome shotgun sequence, a single window of DNA contains:
- the LOC122077823 gene encoding PI-PLC X-box domain-containing protein DDB_G0293730-like — MVSVISHLVQHRKAVISEKKILADLQQKSGNEFPGSDYHPPDRKNWMSNLEPQKIQINKIIWPGTHDSATNDIGIPFISRPFAQCQTLSIYEQLVIGTRVFDIRVQENRRVCHGILLTYSIEVVLNDIKKFLGETESEIIILEIRTEYGHKDPPEFDKYLVGQLSEFLIYQDDQVFEKTVAELLPKRVICVWKPSKSPPPKPGDPLWSSAYLKDNWIDTDLPWTKFQSNMKYLSDQPPVTKRNFFYRVENTVTPQANNPVVYVKPVTYRIHPYGRLFISQCFSNGCADRLQIFSEDFIDEDFIDACIGLTRAKIEGKA, encoded by the coding sequence ATGGTTTCAGTGATCTCCCACCTGGTGCAGCACAGAAAAGCTGTAATTTCCGAGAAGAAGATTCTTGCTGATCTCCAACAGAAATCAGGTAATGAATTCCCTGGTTCAGATTACCATCCTCCTGATAGAAAGAATTGGATGTCCAATCTTGAACCTCAGAAaattcaaataaacaaaatcatttGGCCAGGAACCCATGACTCAGCTACCAACGACATTGGAATCCCATTCATCTCTCGACCCTTTGCCCAGTGCCAAACCTTATCCATCTATGAACAGCTCGTAATCGGAACCCGAGTCTTCGATATCCGAGTTCAAGAGAATCGCCGAGTCTGCCATGGAATCCTCCTAACTTATTCCATTGAAGTTGTTCTCAATGACATCAAGAAGTTTCTCGGCGAGACCGAATCAGAGATTATAATTCTGGAGATACGCACTGAGTATGGCCATAAAGATCCACCAGAATTCGATAAGTATTTGGTGGGTCAACTCAGTGAGTTCTTAATCTATCAGGATGACCAGGTGTTTGAGAAGACAGTGGCTGAGTTGCTGCCTAAGCGTGTTATTTGTGTGTGGAAGCCATCTAAGTCTCCTCCACCCAAGCCTGGTGATCCACTATGGAGCTCGGCTTACTTGAAGGATAACTGGATTGATACTGATTTGCCATGGACCAAGTTTCAGAGTAATATGAAGTATTTGAGTGATCAACCACCGGTGACTAAAAGAAATTTCTTTTATAGGGTTGAGAACACAGTAACACCTCAGGCTAATAACCCTGTTGTATATGTGAAGCCAGTGACTTATAGGATTCATCCCTATGGAAGGCTTTTCATTTCTCAGTGCTTTAGTAATGGTTGTGCTGATAGGTTGCAGATCTTTTCAGAGGATTTTATCGATGAAGATTTCATCGACGCGTGCATCGGACTTACTCGTGCAAAAATTGAGGGGAAGGCCTGA
- the LOC122077828 gene encoding DNA topoisomerase 3-alpha-like has protein sequence MWVDEFRLCDCGEGQCKVRVAKTATNLGRRFWCCPKSNGPLDRGCKFFRWIYGDINLTSAQSSDCGTSNSMVGAQPSPSAPSSDFVKGYLERAIKGEEEKSRVLKNEMDVSEEKRRIYTDILEAINNIDINKGGS, from the exons atgTGGGTAGATGAATTTCGCTTATGTGATTGTGGCGAGGGACAGTGCAAGGTACGCGTCGCGAAGACAGCAACGAACTTAGGTCGTCGTTTCTGGTGTTGTCCTAAATCCAATGGg CCCCTTGATCGAGGTTGCAAATTTTTTCGATGGATTTATGGAGACATCAATTTGACAAGTGCACAGTCTTCCGATTGTGGAACAAGCAATTCAATGGTTGGAGCTCAGCCTTCTCCATCAGCACCTTCCTCTGATTTTGTGAAAGGTTATTtggaaagagcaatcaaagGTGAAGAGGAGAAGTCTAGAGTACTGAAAAACGAAATGGATGTGTCTGAGGAAAAGCGAAGGATATATACCGATATCCTAGAGGCCATTAATAACATAGACATAAATAAAGGTGGTAGTTAG
- the LOC122077825 gene encoding uncharacterized protein At2g29880-like, producing MVDNVRNGLKTNSTFTKVGWDNITKGLEAEFKRPFAKVQLRNKMNKLRKEYNSFRALLETTGFGWDANARTATADDSVWESAIQGNKDWAKYRRNGLPMWPELLEIFSDSSARGDRGLSQATVVTPTSTNLEIDDDLHDTDNYDSDACTGTPKGSAPPKRRLDRTPTDRRRKSHTRTLTNSAEDFRTFVRWRMEKGSTSATSAVTRPPDPIVDGPYSMISCQKLLDSLEDIPTDLYVLAQRKIHSDPGWRMSFVEVRPDRRLWMIHGLKE from the exons ATGGTTGATAATGTCCGAAACGGATTGAAGACAAACTCAACATTCACAAAGGTTGGTTGGGACAACATTACAAAAGGGCTTGAAGCCGAATTCAAAAGGCCCTTTGCGAAAGTACAACTACGTAACAAGATGAATAAGTTACGCAAGGAGTACAACAGCTTCAGGGCTTTGTTAGAAACAACTGGTTTTGGATGGGATGCGAATGCTCGGACTGCCACAGCTGATGATTCAGTATGGGAATCTGCTATTCAG GGAAACAAGGATTGGGCAAAGTATAGAAGAAATGGTCTCCCCATGTGGCCAGAGTTGTTAGAGATCTTCTCCGACTCTAGTGCCCGTGGGGATAGAGGTCTGTCACAGGCAACAGTTGTCACTCCAACGTCAACTAACcttgaaattgatgatgatttGCATGACACTGATAATTATGACAGTGATGCTTGTACTGGGACACCCAAGGGGTCAGCTCCTCCGAAGCGGCGACTTGATAGGACTCCTACGGATCGTAGGAGGAAGAGCCACACACGGACATTGACGAACTCCGCTGAGGACTTTAGAACCTTCGTCCGATGGAGGATGGAAAAGGGATCAACCTCTGCCACCTCAGCAGTTACCCGACCACCTGACCCTATTGTTGATGGACCATATAGCATGATCAGTTGTCAGAAGCTACTGGACAGTTTGGAGGATATCCCGACTGATTTGTATGTGTTAGCGCAGCGTAAGATACACAGTGACCCTGGGTGGCGCATGTCTTTTGTTGAAGTGAGACCTGACAGGAGGTTATGGATGATACATGGCCTTAAGGAGTGA